GAATAGAGATCTCACCAATTCCGCATCTAGGTCCGGAAGATAACCATCTCACGTCATTTGCGATCTTCATAAAAGAAGCAGCGATTGTTTTCAGAACTCCGTGAGTCTCAACCAAAGAATCGTGAGCAGCCAATGCTTCGAATTTATTCTCCGCAGAAGTAAATGGAAGTCCTGTTTCTTTAGAGATCTGAGCCGCAGCTTTTATAGCAAACTCTGGATGAGTGTTTAATCCAGTTCCTACTGCAGTTCCACCTAACGCTAATCTGTATACGGAAGGAAGAACGGACTTCACTCTTTCAATATTGTATTCTAGCTGTTTTACATAACCGGAGAATTCTTGGCCAAGAGTTAAAGGAGTCGCATCCTGTAAGTGAGTTCTTCCGATCTTGATGATATCTTTAAACTCATCAGACTTCTTCTTTAGAGTATTCTTCAGTTGTTCTAACGCAGGTAGAAGTTTATTCACTAATTGTTCCGCAGCGGCGATATGCATAGCTGTTGGAAAAGTATCATTAGAGGATTGGGCCTTATTCACATCGTCATTCGGATGGATCGGCTTTTTAGAACCTTTTACTCCGCCTGCAATCTCAATCGCACGATTGGAGATCACTTCGTTGGAGTTCATATTGGTTTGGGTTCCGGAACCTGTTTGCCAAACGCTTAGAGGAAAATGTTCGTCCAATTTTCCGGAGATCACTTCGTCTGCCGCTTGAACGATCAGATTTTTTTTCTCATCTGTCAAAAGACCAAGCTGAGCGTTTACGATTGCTGCTGATTTTTTAAGAACTCCAAGAGCACGGATCATTTCCCTTGGGAAACGATCGTTCCCGATATGAAAGTGATGAAGAGATCTTTCGGTTTGAGCACCCCAATATTTGGAATCGTCTACCTGGATTTCTCCCATGGAGTCGGTTTCGATTCTAGTTTTCATGAATCCTCCGTTCAATAGTAATGAATTGATCGGGTTGGATTTTCCGGGATCGGAACGAATGTCCTAATCAGAACTTGGGGTCGATCACTCGTCTCGGAATTTGCGAAGAGTATCCGCTAAGGCTGCAAACTCCGGTTTTTTGGCGGTGACATTCTCCAAATATTCCAAGGTAGAATCCAACCAGGCGGAATCGGATTCCAACTCTTTCCGGATAAATACATGCCGGATAGAATTCATGGAGCGAATCTCGATATATCTCCGCTTCTGGTCATAATACATAAGGTCGGCTACTTTGTCTTTTCCGAATTCCGGAGAAGAAGTAGCATTCACTACTTCATCCAGCCAGATAATTCCGTTATTTTTACGGTCCACGTAATCTATCGCTTTCTGGACCTTTGCAGGGATCAAAGTGGATTTTTCCTTAGGACCAACTAATACTCCCAAAGACTTTTTCTTTTTAGGAGCTTCCTTTTCAGGCTCTGCAGAAGGTCCGTTGCTTGCAGACTTCTTACTTTGTTTGGAAGGCTGGAACTCGTCAGCAGGCTCTATGTCTTTTTTAGGAGAAGGAGAAAG
The sequence above is a segment of the Leptospira hartskeerlii genome. Coding sequences within it:
- the fumC gene encoding class II fumarate hydratase, with protein sequence MKTRIETDSMGEIQVDDSKYWGAQTERSLHHFHIGNDRFPREMIRALGVLKKSAAIVNAQLGLLTDEKKNLIVQAADEVISGKLDEHFPLSVWQTGSGTQTNMNSNEVISNRAIEIAGGVKGSKKPIHPNDDVNKAQSSNDTFPTAMHIAAAEQLVNKLLPALEQLKNTLKKKSDEFKDIIKIGRTHLQDATPLTLGQEFSGYVKQLEYNIERVKSVLPSVYRLALGGTAVGTGLNTHPEFAIKAAAQISKETGLPFTSAENKFEALAAHDSLVETHGVLKTIAASFMKIANDVRWLSSGPRCGIGEISIPENEPGSSIMPGKVNPTQSEQMTMVASQVIANDVAVNIGGASGNFELNVFKPLIIHNVLNSIRLLADSAVSFEEHCARGIEPNKENIKEHLKNSLMLVTALNPHIGYDNAAKIAKNAHKKGTSLKESGIELGLLTSEQFDQWVLPEKMISPSVD